Proteins encoded in a region of the Saccharothrix ecbatanensis genome:
- a CDS encoding cytochrome P450 produces MTEQVGDESSTRHPFLEFGSGPLADVDLTSPRLHAERDLSDVWGMLRERQPVAWHPTTGGGFWVVSSYSAAAEVYRNSEVYTSSRGNVLAMLLAGGDPAGGKMLPVSDGPRHQQIRRVLMRALTPRALTGLAERVRLATVRLVREAVESGDCDLGRDVVPYLPLAVICDLLMVPEDDRELLLTQSKLALASEDPDGTEFDARLARNEILLYFAKLARSRQDQPGDDILGLLIQMTRSEVALTSQELLYNAYSILLGGDETTRLSMIGAAHALTQWPDEWNRLKTGAVPVETAVEEFLRWTTPTLHAGRTATSDTTLGGRHIARDDIVTVWNSSANFDPRQFDDPARLRLDRTPNRHLSFAVGAHFCLGAQLARIELGALVGALVETADGIELTGEPKRLYSNFLSGFTRLPVRFEAAARDRQPSNQAEKEEVR; encoded by the coding sequence ATGACTGAACAGGTCGGTGACGAGTCGTCCACGCGGCACCCGTTCCTGGAGTTCGGCTCGGGCCCGCTCGCCGATGTCGACCTGACGTCGCCCCGTCTGCACGCCGAGCGCGACCTGAGCGATGTCTGGGGCATGCTGCGTGAACGGCAGCCGGTGGCCTGGCACCCCACGACCGGTGGTGGGTTCTGGGTCGTCAGCAGTTACTCCGCCGCGGCGGAGGTCTACCGGAACAGCGAGGTGTACACCTCCAGCCGCGGCAACGTCCTCGCCATGCTCCTGGCAGGCGGCGATCCGGCCGGGGGCAAGATGCTGCCCGTCTCCGACGGTCCTCGGCACCAGCAGATCAGGCGCGTGCTGATGCGCGCGCTGACTCCCCGTGCGCTGACCGGCCTGGCCGAGCGGGTCCGCCTTGCCACCGTTCGCCTGGTGCGTGAGGCGGTGGAAAGCGGAGACTGCGATCTGGGCCGCGACGTGGTGCCCTACCTCCCGCTCGCGGTGATCTGCGACCTGCTCATGGTGCCCGAGGACGACCGCGAACTGCTGCTCACCCAGAGCAAGCTGGCGCTCGCCTCGGAGGATCCCGACGGCACCGAGTTCGACGCGCGGCTGGCGCGCAACGAAATCCTCCTCTACTTCGCCAAGCTGGCGCGATCCCGCCAGGACCAGCCCGGTGACGACATCCTCGGCCTGCTGATCCAGATGACGAGGTCGGAGGTCGCGCTCACCAGCCAGGAACTGCTGTACAACGCGTACAGCATCCTGCTCGGCGGCGACGAGACGACCAGGCTGTCGATGATCGGGGCCGCGCACGCCCTGACCCAGTGGCCGGACGAGTGGAATCGGCTCAAGACCGGTGCCGTGCCGGTGGAAACCGCCGTCGAGGAGTTTCTGCGGTGGACGACGCCGACCCTCCACGCGGGCCGGACCGCCACGAGCGACACGACCCTAGGCGGTCGTCACATCGCGCGCGACGACATCGTCACCGTCTGGAACTCCTCGGCCAACTTCGATCCGCGGCAGTTCGACGATCCGGCGCGGTTGCGGCTGGACCGCACACCCAACCGCCACCTGTCGTTCGCGGTGGGCGCCCACTTCTGCCTGGGCGCCCAGCTGGCGAGGATCGAGCTGGGCGCACTGGTCGGCGCACTGGTGGAGACCGCCGATGGCATCGAGTTGACCGGGGAGCCGAAGCGGCTCTACTCCAATTTCCTGAGTGGGTTCACCAGGCTGCCGGTGCGGTTCGAGGCGGCTGCGCGGGACCGGCAGCCGTCCAACCAGGCTGAGAAGGAAGAGGTTCGATGA
- a CDS encoding condensation domain-containing protein, producing MTAIVGHGGSGSTQRKMPLSFGQRRLWIAEQVAPGSLAYTTPVLLRWRGEMRVEVLRSCLDAVVERHEVLRTAFVTELGVPTQLVGEFRGADVQVVDCRGDGAAGVDQAIRAELERPFDLARGPLFRARVIVEADDAGVLLVNMHHIVTDGWSGAVLQDELVALYPVLAAGGVSPLPELPLQYADFAVSQRESLTPERRRVVEDYWRERLAGAPAYTSLPYDRDPSGVESREGSTFSFSLDPAVMGGVRALARDENATSFMVLLAAYKVVLSKLTGETDVVVTTSVAGRNDVGLDGLIGFFVNNIVLRTDLSGEPGFREVVRRVRHTVLDAQDHQDLPFDMLVSAIRPPRRPQQTPFLQTAFVHQPESIAEYHIGDVAVRPIPAPLTPAPLDLTFSFFEDVGLEIQINYRVDLFKPDTIRHLGEQFSATLRAGLEGQDD from the coding sequence ATGACCGCCATCGTCGGACACGGCGGCAGCGGTTCGACGCAGCGGAAGATGCCGTTGTCGTTCGGGCAGCGCCGGTTGTGGATCGCGGAGCAGGTGGCGCCGGGCAGCTTGGCCTACACCACGCCGGTGTTGTTGCGGTGGCGTGGTGAGATGCGGGTCGAGGTGCTGCGGTCGTGCCTGGACGCGGTGGTCGAGCGGCACGAGGTGTTGCGGACGGCGTTCGTGACGGAGCTGGGTGTTCCGACGCAGCTGGTGGGCGAGTTCCGCGGCGCCGACGTGCAGGTCGTGGATTGCCGTGGTGACGGGGCGGCCGGTGTCGATCAGGCGATTCGCGCGGAGTTGGAGCGGCCTTTCGACCTGGCTCGTGGCCCGTTGTTCCGGGCGCGGGTGATCGTGGAGGCCGACGACGCCGGTGTCCTGCTCGTGAACATGCACCACATCGTGACGGATGGCTGGTCCGGCGCGGTTCTCCAGGACGAGCTGGTGGCGTTGTACCCGGTGCTGGCGGCTGGTGGCGTGTCGCCGTTGCCCGAGTTGCCGTTGCAGTACGCGGACTTCGCCGTGTCGCAACGGGAGTCGCTGACCCCTGAGCGGCGCCGGGTGGTGGAGGACTACTGGCGGGAGCGGCTGGCGGGCGCTCCGGCGTACACGAGTCTGCCGTACGACCGGGATCCGTCCGGGGTGGAGTCGCGGGAGGGCAGCACGTTCAGCTTCTCCCTCGATCCGGCGGTGATGGGCGGGGTGCGGGCGTTGGCCCGTGACGAGAACGCGACGTCGTTCATGGTGTTGCTGGCGGCGTACAAGGTGGTGCTGTCGAAGTTGACCGGCGAGACCGACGTCGTGGTGACCACGTCGGTCGCCGGCCGGAACGACGTCGGCCTGGACGGTTTGATCGGGTTCTTCGTCAACAACATCGTGTTGCGCACCGACCTGAGCGGCGAGCCGGGCTTCCGTGAGGTGGTGCGGCGTGTCCGGCACACCGTTCTCGACGCGCAAGACCACCAGGACCTGCCGTTCGACATGCTCGTGTCCGCGATCCGGCCACCGCGCCGACCACAGCAGACGCCGTTCCTCCAGACCGCTTTCGTCCACCAGCCGGAGTCGATCGCCGAGTACCACATCGGGGACGTGGCGGTGCGGCCGATACCGGCGCCGCTGACCCCCGCCCCGCTCGACCTGACGTTCTCGTTCTTCGAGGACGTCGGCCTCGAAATCCAGATCAACTACCGGGTCGACCTCTTCAAACCGGACACGATCAGGCACCTGGGCGAGCAGTTCTCGGCGACCCTCCGCGCGGGACTGGAGGGCCAGGATGACTGA
- a CDS encoding non-ribosomal peptide synthetase — protein sequence MIDAVHRDLSDGFVHEAIAARAVATPDALALRSRRRWLTHRELDELVRNTQHALSAVAMPQDHAPVVVITSRSEWAVVAMLGVWHAGCVYVPLNEAISEQRLRDILERVEPGAILTDAANVEFLRAAWTGCPILDVEQVATADQSCTPRTTTPGKPGRPDPGRLACLVHTSGSTGQPKGVMVEHASLYNLVTSVASPYAPGPEDHALHFGALGWDSSIEEMILPLFRGTPLTMCTDEADYGVPHFLRELADQSISHLYLPTAYWREMCLEFRDGSERLPASVRSVLIGGERASAEDLAVWRRSVPAEVDLWNCYGLTETCVTSTLYRDDRDVPAGEFPSMPLGGPCPTVTTHVLDDRMEPAPAGTVGELFIGGPGVAAGYWRDPEGTAAAFIPDPFGEGRLYRTGDLGMVDASGRLLFMGRVDRQVKINGFRVDPTEIEGALTSHPAVHRACVVSRREASGHPGLVAYLELANPTHDVEHVREHLAGRVPPFMVPASLVVLETMPLLSSGKIDVGDLATRAEAVTPTSAGGPAGSEHTADMIEIWCQALGIDECGPNVDLLELGGNSLSGMRIAARVSEHFKIAIRFRDVLEHRTPAALAHYVELLQKAS from the coding sequence ATGATCGACGCTGTGCACCGCGATCTGTCGGACGGCTTTGTCCATGAGGCGATAGCCGCGCGGGCGGTGGCGACACCGGACGCCTTGGCGTTGCGGTCGCGGCGGCGCTGGTTGACCCACAGGGAACTCGACGAGCTGGTGCGCAACACGCAGCACGCGTTATCGGCGGTCGCCATGCCGCAGGACCACGCTCCCGTCGTCGTCATCACGTCGCGCAGCGAATGGGCCGTGGTCGCGATGCTCGGGGTGTGGCACGCCGGCTGCGTGTACGTGCCGTTGAACGAGGCGATCTCCGAGCAACGCCTGCGGGACATCCTGGAGCGCGTCGAGCCCGGGGCCATCCTGACCGACGCCGCCAACGTCGAGTTCCTCCGGGCGGCGTGGACGGGCTGCCCGATCCTCGATGTCGAGCAGGTGGCCACCGCGGACCAGTCCTGCACTCCCCGCACGACCACGCCGGGCAAGCCGGGCAGGCCGGACCCTGGCCGGCTCGCCTGTCTCGTGCACACCAGCGGGTCGACCGGGCAGCCCAAGGGCGTCATGGTCGAGCACGCGTCCCTGTACAACCTCGTCACCTCGGTCGCCTCGCCCTATGCCCCCGGCCCGGAGGATCACGCGCTGCACTTCGGCGCGCTCGGCTGGGACTCGAGCATCGAGGAGATGATCCTCCCGCTGTTCCGCGGCACGCCGCTGACGATGTGCACCGACGAAGCCGATTACGGCGTCCCGCACTTCCTGCGTGAACTCGCCGACCAGTCGATCTCGCACCTGTACCTGCCCACCGCCTACTGGCGCGAGATGTGCCTGGAGTTCCGGGACGGCTCGGAGCGGCTGCCGGCCTCCGTGCGGAGCGTGCTGATCGGCGGGGAGCGGGCGTCGGCGGAGGACCTGGCGGTGTGGCGCCGTTCGGTTCCCGCCGAGGTGGACCTGTGGAACTGCTACGGCCTCACCGAGACCTGCGTGACCTCGACGCTCTACCGCGACGACCGGGACGTTCCGGCGGGGGAGTTCCCGTCGATGCCTCTGGGCGGTCCGTGTCCCACCGTGACGACGCACGTGCTCGACGATCGGATGGAGCCCGCGCCCGCGGGGACGGTCGGCGAGCTCTTCATCGGCGGTCCCGGGGTGGCAGCGGGGTACTGGCGCGACCCGGAAGGCACCGCTGCCGCGTTCATCCCGGATCCGTTCGGCGAGGGACGGCTGTACCGCACCGGGGACCTCGGCATGGTCGACGCGTCGGGGCGGCTGCTGTTCATGGGACGCGTCGACCGCCAGGTGAAGATCAACGGCTTCCGGGTCGACCCCACCGAGATCGAGGGCGCGCTCACCTCGCACCCGGCCGTCCACCGGGCCTGTGTCGTGTCACGCCGGGAAGCATCGGGTCACCCGGGCCTCGTCGCCTACCTGGAACTGGCCAACCCCACGCACGACGTCGAGCACGTCAGGGAGCATCTGGCGGGACGGGTGCCGCCCTTCATGGTGCCGGCCAGCCTGGTGGTCCTCGAGACGATGCCGCTGCTCTCCTCGGGCAAGATCGATGTCGGCGACCTGGCGACACGGGCCGAGGCAGTCACCCCTACGTCCGCCGGGGGACCAGCCGGCAGCGAACACACCGCCGACATGATCGAGATCTGGTGCCAGGCCCTCGGGATCGACGAGTGCGGGCCGAACGTCGACCTCCTCGAACTGGGCGGCAACTCGCTGTCCGGAATGCGTATCGCCGCACGGGTCAGCGAACACTTCAAGATCGCGATCCGGTTCAGGGACGTGCTCGAGCACCGCACGCCCGCCGCGCTGGCCCACTACGTCGAACTTCTCCAGAAGGCGTCATGA
- a CDS encoding N-acetyltransferase: protein MIEGIEITTLTERPHLAQKVAALDGGWPEFMLHDQVGQGFHMDAAEYYTDYTVVATAAGRPDEVIGRAYSVPIGLAEEPPAGLPDTGWDAAITLARIARFAGYGGDALCGLEVTIRPDMRSSGLGAEMLRRFRVIARSKGLRHFVAPVRPPGKTDVPEMTMDEYAARLTAEGLPADPLLRAQARLGASVVGIAQASMVVAGSLSQWREWTGLPFDQDGPVIVPGAMVPVHCDLTHDTAAYVEPNVWVHQPLS, encoded by the coding sequence GTGATCGAGGGCATCGAGATCACGACGCTCACCGAGCGGCCCCACCTCGCGCAGAAGGTGGCGGCGCTCGACGGCGGCTGGCCGGAGTTCATGCTGCACGACCAGGTCGGGCAGGGCTTCCACATGGACGCGGCCGAGTACTACACCGACTACACGGTGGTCGCCACGGCGGCCGGCCGCCCGGACGAGGTGATCGGGCGGGCGTACTCGGTGCCGATCGGGCTCGCCGAGGAGCCGCCGGCCGGCCTGCCCGACACCGGCTGGGACGCCGCCATCACCCTGGCCCGCATCGCCCGTTTCGCCGGGTACGGCGGCGACGCGCTGTGCGGCCTGGAGGTCACCATCCGCCCCGACATGCGCAGCTCCGGCCTGGGCGCCGAGATGCTGCGCCGGTTCCGCGTCATCGCCCGGTCGAAGGGCCTGCGCCACTTCGTCGCGCCGGTGCGGCCGCCCGGCAAGACGGACGTGCCCGAGATGACGATGGACGAGTACGCGGCCCGGCTGACGGCCGAGGGCCTGCCCGCGGATCCGCTGCTGCGCGCGCAGGCCCGGCTCGGCGCATCGGTCGTCGGTATCGCCCAGGCCTCGATGGTCGTGGCGGGTTCGCTCAGTCAGTGGCGGGAGTGGACGGGACTGCCGTTCGACCAGGACGGCCCCGTCATCGTCCCCGGCGCCATGGTCCCGGTGCACTGCGACCTCACCCACGACACGGCCGCGTACGTCGAACCCAACGTCTGGGTGCACCAGCCACTGTCTTGA
- a CDS encoding amidinotransferase, giving the protein MFLEDAVISHEVINSPVRSYTEWDPLEEVVVGIVDDATFPPWHPALEPVLPTGQHETFRREQGRPFPTELVRAASRELEEFVRVLEGEGVTVRRPEPIPQTRPYSTGAWTSTGMYAAMPRDALLVVGEDIIECPMAWRSRYYESLAYRPLLKEYFHGGARWSAGPKPELLDELYDLEWSEPAAGEPTRLVVTEFEPTFDAADFLRFGRDIVGQKSNVTNDFGIAWLARHLGEDYRVRIVEFDDDHPMHIDASIMPLAPGKLLVNPERVPKIPQMFKAWDMLPAPTPVMPDSHPLYMTSKWINMNVLSIDETRVVVEAQDEPMIKALRDWGFSPIPCNFRNFNSFGGSFHCATLDVRRTGTLESYLD; this is encoded by the coding sequence ATGTTCCTGGAAGACGCGGTCATCTCGCACGAGGTGATCAACAGTCCGGTCCGCTCGTACACGGAATGGGATCCGCTGGAGGAGGTCGTCGTCGGCATCGTCGACGACGCGACCTTCCCGCCGTGGCACCCCGCACTCGAACCGGTCCTGCCGACCGGGCAGCACGAGACGTTCCGGCGGGAACAGGGCAGGCCGTTCCCGACCGAGCTCGTCCGGGCCGCGAGCCGGGAACTCGAGGAGTTCGTCCGGGTGCTGGAGGGCGAGGGCGTCACCGTCCGCCGCCCCGAGCCGATCCCGCAGACCCGGCCGTACTCGACGGGTGCGTGGACGAGCACCGGGATGTACGCCGCCATGCCGCGCGACGCGCTGCTGGTGGTCGGCGAGGACATCATCGAGTGCCCCATGGCGTGGCGGTCGCGGTACTACGAGAGCCTGGCCTACCGGCCGCTGCTCAAGGAGTACTTCCACGGCGGCGCCCGGTGGAGCGCCGGTCCCAAGCCGGAGCTGCTGGACGAGCTCTACGACCTGGAGTGGTCGGAGCCCGCCGCGGGTGAGCCGACCCGCCTGGTGGTGACCGAGTTCGAGCCCACCTTCGACGCGGCGGACTTCCTGCGCTTCGGCCGCGACATCGTCGGGCAGAAGAGCAACGTCACCAACGACTTCGGCATCGCCTGGCTGGCCCGCCACCTCGGTGAGGACTACCGGGTGCGGATCGTCGAGTTCGACGACGACCACCCGATGCACATCGACGCCTCGATCATGCCGCTCGCGCCCGGCAAGCTGCTGGTGAACCCGGAGCGGGTCCCCAAGATCCCGCAGATGTTCAAGGCATGGGACATGCTCCCGGCGCCGACCCCGGTGATGCCCGACTCGCACCCGCTCTACATGACCAGCAAGTGGATCAACATGAACGTCCTGTCGATCGACGAGACGCGCGTCGTCGTCGAGGCGCAGGACGAGCCGATGATCAAGGCGTTGCGGGACTGGGGTTTCAGCCCGATCCCTTGCAACTTCCGCAACTTCAACAGCTTCGGCGGCTCTTTCCACTGCGCCACCCTGGATGTCCGCCGAACGGGCACCCTCGAGTCCTACCTGGACTGA
- a CDS encoding HAD family hydrolase, translating into MTSAQPTAPGVASGRLVCLDIDGTIADSNGTVSGAVATAIRELSDRGTHIVLATGRSLVATVPVFDQLDIDGYAVCSNGALTARVTGPSRRADVIEVVTFDSAALLGRLGALIPDASVAVEGSWLGFRVNREFPPGDLMGPSEVVGWARLATLDAIRVTIRAANGVAEELMTLLRELGVHSAGYDVLGRGWVDITPPGVSKATALENVRRLLGVEAEATYACGDQLNDMEMLSWAAHSVAMGGSPPGLQAVAGRVGGSVEDDGVLALLGPLLDDSRSPGDAACGAR; encoded by the coding sequence ATGACATCCGCGCAGCCGACCGCTCCCGGCGTGGCCTCGGGCAGATTGGTCTGCCTCGACATCGACGGCACCATCGCGGACTCGAACGGGACCGTCTCCGGCGCCGTCGCCACCGCCATCCGCGAATTGAGCGACCGGGGCACGCACATCGTGCTGGCCACCGGGCGCTCGTTGGTCGCGACGGTTCCGGTGTTCGACCAGCTCGACATCGACGGTTACGCGGTCTGCTCGAACGGCGCGCTCACCGCCAGGGTCACCGGACCATCGCGCCGGGCAGACGTGATCGAGGTCGTGACTTTCGATTCGGCCGCGCTCCTCGGACGGCTGGGTGCCCTGATTCCCGACGCCTCCGTCGCCGTAGAGGGCAGCTGGCTGGGGTTTCGCGTCAACAGGGAGTTCCCTCCGGGCGATCTCATGGGGCCTTCGGAGGTCGTCGGGTGGGCTCGGCTGGCCACCCTCGACGCCATCCGCGTCACCATTCGAGCCGCGAACGGCGTGGCGGAAGAGCTGATGACGTTGTTGCGCGAGTTGGGCGTGCACAGCGCCGGATACGACGTCCTCGGGCGGGGCTGGGTCGACATCACACCGCCCGGCGTGTCGAAGGCGACCGCTCTGGAGAACGTGCGGCGCCTGCTGGGGGTCGAGGCGGAAGCCACCTACGCGTGTGGCGATCAGCTCAACGACATGGAAATGCTCAGCTGGGCCGCGCATTCCGTCGCCATGGGCGGCAGCCCGCCGGGCCTCCAGGCGGTGGCCGGTCGGGTCGGCGGTTCGGTCGAGGACGACGGCGTCCTGGCGTTGCTGGGGCCGCTGCTCGACGACTCCCGGTCGCCCGGCGACGCCGCGTGCGGCGCGAGGTAG
- a CDS encoding MFS transporter, giving the protein MGIGTFLLGTSEFMIIGLLPELATHLSVDIAGASLLVSVFALGMVVGAPVMSIVTLTLDQRRSLLIACMVFAVAHGLVLIVDGFVPLLLLRLLGALACATYWSIGAVIAVREAPVGRSAEALSLMIGGITLAAVLGVPLGTWIGQTYGWKASFGLLAVLTVLAAVLLSLVLPRRERERDVDLKALVKREIKAFRRGTLWLALATTILSQAGIFAGFTYFIPMLTDAGAVVAGEAPVVLLAFGVGSIVGVYIGGRLADRFPAGVLLGGLALLAAGLGAVLVAAEVPGAVFPAAFAFGTFAFCLGGVLNARVFTLAGGAPTLAASANVSAFNVGNTIGPWVGGLVLAYGGVWSAPLWVAIALVSIALITALTSLRAEHRANADRIGSGI; this is encoded by the coding sequence TTGGGCATCGGGACCTTCCTGCTCGGCACGTCCGAGTTCATGATCATCGGCTTGTTGCCCGAACTGGCCACCCACCTCAGCGTCGACATCGCCGGCGCGAGCCTGCTCGTGAGCGTGTTCGCGTTGGGCATGGTGGTCGGCGCTCCGGTGATGTCGATCGTCACCCTCACCCTGGATCAACGTCGCTCGCTGTTGATCGCCTGCATGGTCTTCGCCGTCGCCCATGGGCTGGTCCTGATCGTCGACGGCTTCGTGCCGCTGCTGCTCCTGCGACTCCTCGGTGCGCTGGCATGTGCGACCTACTGGTCCATCGGAGCGGTCATCGCGGTACGGGAGGCTCCGGTCGGCCGGTCCGCCGAGGCGTTGTCCCTCATGATCGGCGGCATCACGCTCGCCGCGGTGCTGGGCGTCCCGCTGGGGACGTGGATCGGCCAGACCTACGGCTGGAAGGCGTCCTTCGGACTGCTCGCCGTGCTCACGGTGCTGGCCGCCGTCCTGTTGTCGCTGGTCCTGCCCAGGCGCGAGCGAGAACGGGATGTGGACCTCAAGGCGCTGGTCAAGCGGGAGATCAAGGCGTTCCGACGCGGGACGCTCTGGCTCGCCCTGGCCACCACGATCCTGTCGCAGGCGGGGATCTTCGCGGGTTTCACCTACTTCATCCCGATGCTGACCGACGCGGGCGCCGTCGTCGCCGGTGAGGCGCCGGTGGTCCTCCTGGCCTTCGGCGTCGGGTCCATCGTCGGCGTCTACATCGGCGGCAGGCTGGCCGACCGGTTCCCCGCCGGGGTGCTGCTGGGCGGGCTCGCGCTCCTGGCGGCCGGACTCGGGGCGGTACTGGTCGCGGCGGAGGTGCCCGGTGCTGTCTTTCCCGCGGCCTTCGCGTTCGGCACGTTCGCCTTCTGCCTCGGTGGCGTTCTCAACGCCCGCGTGTTCACGCTCGCCGGTGGCGCGCCGACGCTCGCGGCCTCGGCGAACGTCTCGGCGTTCAACGTGGGCAACACGATCGGCCCGTGGGTCGGCGGTCTCGTCCTGGCCTACGGGGGCGTCTGGTCGGCGCCGCTGTGGGTGGCGATCGCGCTGGTGTCGATCGCACTGATCACCGCGTTGACGTCGCTGCGCGCAGAGCACCGGGCCAACGCCGACCGGATTGGATCGGGTATATGA
- a CDS encoding MazG family protein — MPLRLGRSVVGLLTLVQGPTVLPAQFLTREAWSVIEAADRVCGDHKDNHIVAAVAAAGITVEPVAAPSPAELAARLLRLASAESVVWLSSPQWTAGLIEELAGQVDTLSDAPLVNHLIGAWDPPGSTVLKLVQYLDRLRSPGGCPWDGAQTQRSLVPYLIEETYELVDAIEHGSRADIVEELGDLLMQIVFHARIGEERAVQPFDVDQVAGGICDKLLSRQPRVLGGGDSTDHGGDHGGGPRDPVGEWEAAKAREKPERSSVLDGIPPAMPVLDRAAKIARRLQDNGLDHLMADIGAHPDPDAWSDVGSRLLALVHGAVRNGIDPVAQLREALRAVETEVGRVGSRPVDLSPDGPTIATPAGVRA, encoded by the coding sequence GTGCCGCTTCGGCTGGGCAGGAGCGTCGTGGGCCTGCTGACGTTGGTCCAGGGCCCCACCGTCCTTCCCGCGCAGTTCCTGACGCGTGAAGCCTGGTCGGTCATCGAGGCCGCCGACCGGGTGTGCGGCGACCACAAGGACAACCACATCGTCGCGGCCGTCGCGGCCGCCGGCATCACCGTGGAACCCGTTGCGGCTCCCAGCCCGGCGGAGCTGGCCGCCCGGCTGCTGCGCCTCGCCTCCGCCGAGTCGGTGGTCTGGCTGTCGTCACCGCAGTGGACAGCCGGCCTGATCGAGGAGTTGGCCGGACAGGTCGACACGCTCAGCGACGCGCCACTGGTCAACCACCTGATCGGCGCGTGGGACCCGCCCGGCTCGACGGTGCTGAAACTGGTCCAGTACCTCGACCGCCTCCGTTCGCCGGGTGGCTGCCCGTGGGACGGCGCGCAGACGCAACGCAGCCTGGTGCCTTACCTGATCGAGGAGACCTATGAGCTGGTCGACGCGATCGAGCACGGAAGCCGCGCGGACATCGTCGAAGAGCTCGGCGACCTCTTGATGCAGATCGTGTTCCACGCGCGGATCGGCGAAGAGCGGGCCGTCCAGCCGTTCGACGTCGACCAGGTCGCGGGTGGCATCTGCGACAAGCTGCTCAGCAGGCAGCCGCGCGTGCTCGGCGGCGGGGACAGCACCGACCACGGCGGCGACCACGGCGGCGGACCGCGTGACCCGGTGGGTGAGTGGGAGGCCGCCAAGGCACGCGAGAAGCCGGAGCGGTCGTCGGTCCTGGACGGCATCCCGCCGGCCATGCCCGTCCTCGACCGGGCCGCGAAAATCGCACGGCGGCTCCAAGACAACGGACTCGACCACCTGATGGCCGACATCGGCGCGCACCCGGATCCCGACGCGTGGTCCGATGTCGGCAGCCGGTTGCTGGCACTTGTGCACGGCGCCGTCCGGAACGGGATCGACCCCGTGGCGCAACTCCGCGAAGCACTGCGCGCGGTGGAGACCGAGGTCGGACGGGTCGGCTCACGGCCGGTCGACCTGTCACCGGACGGGCCCACCATCGCCACGCCCGCGGGCGTCCGGGCATGA
- a CDS encoding glycoside hydrolase family 32 protein: MNDRTDQCRPGFHFTPGRHWMNDPNGLVHHDGVYHLFFQHNPDGDVWGNMSWGHATSPDLVHWTEHPVAIPYQDDEEIYSGSVVVDHHNTSGFGVGDEPVLVAIYTSVYAGGKQAQSLAHSTDGGATWTKYEGNPVLDRDSKAFRDPKVSWHPKVGWVMVAAEAEAREIVFYRSADLREWDYLSTFGPFEGPDSLWECPDLFALPVDGDPDRVAWVLVVSLNPDHAGNGSATRYFVGDFDGVTFTPSADGFRRLDWGRDLYAAVTFENAPDSRRVLLGWMSNWDYAGSVPTSPWRGSMSLPRELALATVGGVVTLVQRPVAELDVLDQPGFSALPFTLTTPRSFEAVPPYRLDLAVDEISADAVVLDVLSGAGHTTRVTYTPATERLTLDRTASGGTDFHPAFPSADSTTVPLRDGALRLQVYVDRGSVEVFAQDGSATLTSQVFTAPADTTVTLAGSGGQVRVRTLDHRPLRDTPGGGV, encoded by the coding sequence TTGAACGACCGAACCGACCAGTGCCGGCCCGGCTTCCACTTCACGCCGGGCCGGCACTGGATGAACGACCCGAACGGCCTGGTCCACCACGACGGGGTGTACCACCTGTTCTTCCAGCACAACCCGGACGGCGACGTCTGGGGCAACATGAGCTGGGGACACGCGACGAGCCCCGACCTGGTGCACTGGACCGAGCACCCGGTCGCCATCCCGTACCAGGACGACGAGGAGATCTACTCCGGATCGGTGGTCGTGGACCACCACAACACGTCGGGCTTCGGCGTGGGCGACGAGCCGGTCCTGGTGGCGATCTACACGAGCGTCTACGCCGGCGGCAAGCAGGCGCAGTCCTTGGCGCACAGCACCGACGGCGGCGCGACGTGGACGAAGTACGAGGGCAACCCGGTGCTCGACCGGGACTCCAAGGCGTTCCGCGACCCCAAGGTGTCGTGGCACCCGAAGGTGGGCTGGGTGATGGTCGCGGCGGAGGCGGAGGCGCGGGAGATCGTCTTCTACCGCTCTGCCGACCTGCGCGAGTGGGACTACCTGAGCACTTTCGGCCCGTTCGAAGGTCCCGACAGCCTCTGGGAGTGCCCGGACCTGTTCGCCCTCCCGGTCGACGGCGACCCCGACCGGGTGGCCTGGGTGCTGGTGGTGAGCCTGAACCCGGACCACGCGGGCAACGGCTCGGCGACCCGCTACTTCGTGGGTGACTTCGACGGTGTCACGTTCACGCCCTCCGCCGACGGCTTCCGCCGCCTGGACTGGGGACGCGACCTGTACGCCGCCGTCACGTTCGAGAACGCGCCCGACTCCCGCCGCGTCCTGCTGGGCTGGATGAGCAACTGGGACTACGCGGGGAGCGTGCCCACGTCACCTTGGCGCGGGTCGATGTCGCTGCCCCGCGAACTCGCGCTGGCCACGGTCGGGGGAGTGGTCACGCTCGTGCAGCGGCCCGTGGCGGAGTTGGACGTGCTGGACCAGCCGGGGTTCTCGGCGCTCCCGTTCACCCTGACGACTCCACGTTCCTTCGAAGCCGTCCCGCCCTACCGCCTCGACCTCGCCGTCGACGAGATCTCCGCGGACGCCGTGGTCCTCGACGTCCTGTCCGGCGCCGGGCACACCACCCGCGTCACCTACACCCCGGCGACCGAACGGCTGACCCTGGACCGCACGGCATCCGGCGGCACGGACTTCCACCCGGCGTTCCCCTCGGCGGACTCCACCACCGTCCCCCTTCGCGACGGCGCGCTCCGACTCCAGGTGTACGTGGACCGGGGATCGGTGGAGGTGTTCGCCCAGGACGGCTCGGCCACCCTGACGAGCCAGGTCTTCACCGCACCGGCCGACACCACCGTCACACTCGCAGGCAGTGGTGGTCAGGTCCGGGTGCGAACCCTGGACCACCGGCCACTCCGCGACACGCCTGGTGGGGGAGTGTGA